The window ttaaaaaaaaaagttgtttttgacAAACGTAAAGGCTCTTTCACACCGCAagtgaataagcctcaggctgaaagaaaagcaaattcatgcctgtacagtagagggcgcagctcattaaactgtgctgccattctggattgcagaagaaCAGGGcgcaggagaagaaagttcatcACTCTTATATGATGTTTGTCTAAAATCAGTTTTGCTGATGTAATTTTGACATTGGTTAGTAAAGTGAGATTATTCCTTTTAATTATACAAATGcctcattaaaatgtttacaaacttaTAAAACTGATAAGAGATCAGGTAAAAACAAGcagcaacctcccccagtttctcttgaagccaatttggaagtgacttaaactgcgattcattgactggccgctagggacaggctccaaaagagagcagaatctcattgagccccgtgttaaaatgcccaactttacagcagaaaaaaacctGTTTACAGCCTGgatcaaattgtggttttggtctatacagctaattttgctcttcatgacaactctgaggggggtgaattatgccttaaagttctgcataattaagggcgtggtcattTGAATCAATGGTTTGCCGCTGTGGTGCGACCTCAGTGAATCCTCATGATTTGCCCCCAGtggtgaaacattgaaattttgaaacgttATGACATAATGAAGcttcgtttactgaaatcacgtcactttggcagtttgatacgtgcttcgacccactgattcgaaacaaaagatttataaaggTTTTGAAGCTTCATAAATGCAGTGTTTCAAAAGCATCCAACACtaatttaaagtatattaattattgcaggtttgcgtaATATTTTGACATtgcatttcagtttttattcattttgaggaattctgaatctgtttttgtgcaagtgaggtaatgcatgctcacatttagtctaaaaatacaataaccatcatgtttacacagcgcacacaacgctGCACCTTActcccgatttctctcaacatggggacaggagagtcaatacatgggaaaacaaatttataaagtaaataaaagtaaaaaaaaaaaaaagatattttgttgagaattttaaaagtaatgtgttactttactagttacttggaaaagtaatctgattacgtaactcaagacacttgtaatgtgttacccccaatactgcttgtcacaagtccatctGATCCATTCTGAAATTCCCCATCTGGATGGGAAATAAGCATCAAGGTAGTAGAAAAATAATCTTCAGTATGAACTGGTATTGTCTATGTAGATTTGAGGAAAGGcttgattaaattaaatgtgaataattCCACATGAAATTAGAAAATAagcacacaaaaattaaaagtgCATGAATACTGTAAAAAGAGGCAAATCAATGGGTGAAAGGTGTTTAGAAATCAGGAGTGATGAATGAAAATGGATGCTGGCATAGTCCCACTCCTTTGCCTTTGCATGGTACTGTTAACTGATGCCTCCTGCTGGATCTGATGTGCCATAGCTGCTCTCAGTGTTGCTCTCAAGCAAGTTCTCCAGGAACTTTGTAAGTTCACTGAAATCTGGTCTTTCATCAGCTGAGTCTCTCCAACACATCAGCATTATGTTATAGATGTGCGATGGGCACTTATTGGGCACAGGCATTCTGTATCCCGAGGAGATTAGATTGTATACCTCTTGATTTGAGAAAgctgtaaaaatatacacagaaaaaaagatgTTACCTTGCTCAGATCTGCATGAACAAGAAGATACATAAGTGGTATACATACCTGGATATGGGATTCCACCATACGTGAACATTTCATATAGGAGGACTCCAAATGACCAAACATCAGATTTGTTGGAGAACCTTCCATGGCTGATGGCTTCAGGAGCACACCACTTATATGGTATCTTTTGATCTACAGATGAGTAAATTGGCTCCTGTAAAACAAAATGCCCCGTgtatattaaaaacacattttaagaaTAAATATCAGATGTTTTTGATTAACTAGAAGGTAATTCTCACCTTGATGATTCGAGCTAGGCCAAAGTCGGCTACTTTACAGATGCAGTTGGGTCCCACTAGAACATTTCGGGCTGCCAGGTCTCTGTGGATACTGTTCTGCTCCTCAAGGTATGTCATCCCATCAGCCACCTGGCTCGCCATTTCTGTTAGTGCGGGAGCTTCCAGTTCCTGCCCCTCCTCACCTATGAAGGGAAAATTAAAGGAATCGTGTCTGTCTGCTTCAGGACTTTGGACAAGACTCACTCTCAGGAAAGGTGTGTATATATTagtgtgcagtgttgggggaagtttacttttgaaaaataattacaatattgcgttactccctaaaaatgtaactaattgcattacttggtttttaattaaagtaatactttactttactagtaatacattacttttgcattactttacCTCACCTGGACTGGactgcctgtttttttttgttttaataacaaaaaaagttatattttcaaatgtaaaggTGCTTTTACGCCAAAAGTGATATGAATAAGCCTCACCCaggggaaaaaaagtacatttctataatatacttaaagtgctctattttcgtgcactatttttgaatttaatatactaaaaattcttctttagtacttcttaaaatcatcttaagaacatcttagtgtactcaactgtgttaatttgagacaccatgaaatatgaactaaaatgtgcttttaatgtattatctgtatttaaaaaatgtatttagatagtACATtggaacccatagtgtactacaagtggtagctaaatatattttttaaatacagagatagtatattaaaagcacattttagttaatatttcatgctgtctcaaaataacACAGTTGAGTaaacttagatgttcttaagatgatcttaagaagtactaaataagaatttttagtatattaagtacaaaattagtgcgcgaaaatagagcactttcagtatagaagtgtacttttttttcaccttggCAGACTGAAgtaaatgcaaattcatgcctgtacagtagagggcacagCTCAACTCATTCTAGTTTAACACtcttcagcaataaaaacaaaaaatgaaacacaaatttGATGTTTAACTAAAGCagtttttgcttattagtatggttgagtTGGATCATCGGAGCAAAGAcactggttaataaagtgagattaaacaaagtatatttgtgtaattgaaCATATTTGAATATTGCAGGTTTGCGtaaatattctgagtttgcctttgacagtttttattaattttgaggaatactgaatctgtttttgtgcaagtgagatgagtaaatgcatgttcacatttagtctacaactacaataaccatcttGTTTACAACAGtacacaacgcctctgcaccTTACTCCCGATTTATTAACATGGGACAGGAGAGCTACCAGTCAATATGTAGGGGGAAAAGAAAGTAACTtccattacttatttgaaaaagtaactcaagatattttccaaattttaaagtaatgtgttactttactagttacttgaaaatgTGTTACACCCCCCTCCccaacactgtgtgtgtgtgtgtgtgtgatcattTTAAGTCCCAATAAGCTGTttgacccttttcacatttactGGGGTTCTCAGAAGAGtaagttatattattacaatttttgtaTTTCTGTTTGCTctaaaagcaaaagaaaaaatctgtGATAGCGTTTCCAcaactttccaaaagagggaaaaaacagAGGGATTGATTTCAGCAATCAGAAGAAAAAGATGTCATGGCTGTTGTCTTTGAAAATCCAttataagcaaaaacaaaatataataattttggtTTATAGTCTGTCATTTTTCATTAAACATGATCTCagctttaaaattatttacttttattaacgATAATTAAATTCCAGAAATAAATGTCATGTGACAGATAATTTTCAATTTATGAACCTCAAAATGTATTTCTAGTCAAAGCGACTGAAAATGATGGAGCAGGTCACATGTAATCAACATTATTGACAGATTACAGTAAAAATTGAAAGTTGATGTCTAAAAACTTTTAGATTAACTGAGCTGACATATGAGAGTGAAAGAGATTTTGACCTCGGAGGAAATTGAGCAGGTTGCCTTTTTCCATAAGCTCAGTTATGATGTAGAAAGGGGTGGAGCTTGTGCAGACGGCAAAGAGTGTGATGAGATGTCTGTGCCTGagcttttttaatatttgagtCTCCATCAGGAACTCCCTGTGGCTGAGAGACTCTAGAGGAGAAGGAGAAACAGTAGAGCACATCAGATGATAAACATCAGTGGTGGATGATAGTATTTAATAATACATCTGTCAAAATATGGAATTTTCTCCTCCAGAGGAATTTTTTTACTTGACAGACTGACAGACATAAGCCATAAGTTTTAGAATTGTTCTTCGAGAGTACTAAGTGTGCTGCTAACTCTACTGGCAAGTTTATGAGGGCAGTTGTTATCTCATTCCTCCAGCTCTCAGTCATAGAACAAGAAACACTGCATTTCTCGCATTCACACAGTACCAGGAacagaaaacaacaacacaaataGGCAAAGAGGAAGCAGTCCATTCCAGTTAAAATATCCACAAGGTGTATTCCCTCATTTAGCTTTAAAAtgtgttacttttttatttactcTACATGCCCTACCATTGCTTTTGAGGATTTTGATGGCAACATTGACCATTCCTTTCCATTTTCCACGGTAAACATCAGCAAAGTATCCTTTACCGAGCTCCTCTTCCAGAGTAAACTCTTCCTTGGGTAACTCCCAATCATCTACTGTTTGATGGGAAAGATCCTGTGGTTTTGGTACTGGCTGTTAGCAAAACAGAGAGAAACGAGAAGCCGTTAGCAAAACAATGAGGAGAAGTACACAGTAATACAAACAAATGCGTTTTGTTACATATACATATTGTATATTCATTGTGTGGTTATCTGAAATCAATCTGATATTCAGGAATcactgtatacagtatataggcAGGACAAATGTGAAGTATCAGGTGTCGGAAACTCAGAAACGAAGACCAGGAGACTTGAGTGTATCTTTAGCAGGATTCTTTATTAAGAACTTGCTGTTTGGTCGCTGCAGTCATCAAGTCTGgcattaagatgcattttggtcgatcagagcacaagtggacgacgctaaatacaTGTATAAACGGGGTGTAAAACGTTTTAAGCTTTCGAGGTAGTCGAAAATgcattcgaccggattgctttcgtaaTGGAAATGCTCATATGGTccaatgtgttcgaacagccactaAAGACCACCTACTTTCCGACCACTGACCTAAcacaaacattatgggaagtgtgttttgatttaaactttgtcagctgaagacccaaatttggtttgaagacaaaaaacgTACCAAACATAATGTTCTCAGTGCTTGGAGATAGAGACAAAGCACCTGGGAGACAACCTTAAAGCATGCAAATTAAGTATCGGATATAGGAACCCACCCCAGACTCTAGAGTTTCTCCAGTCCTAATCCAATCAGCATAACTATTCCAAGAATGGGACAGGGGCACCAAGAGCCATTGAAGACAAAAGGTGAGAGTCTTAGTAATCTGGCTCATTTGACTTACAATATAGAAAACAGGAACTGGCAGAAACCTCTTGCTACAAACTCTGCTTAAGAAAATCCTTTGTGTGATGTCattaccttaaagggttagttcacccaaaaatgaaatttctgtcattaattactcaccctcaagtcgttccaaactcgtaagaccttcattcatcttcagaacacaaattaagatgtttttgataaaatctgagagcttcCTGACCTCCCTATACACAGCAATGTCAtaaccacattcaaggtccagaaaggtatagtaaagacaacattaaaatagtcaacgtgactgcagtggttcaaccttaatgttacgaatcagcgagaatactttttgtgtgtcaaaacaaaaccaatgactttattcaacaaatttgtctctcccctgtcattcaaaaatgaaaatttgatgtttatctgcttacccccagctactcaactatgtccaaccgcgttcagcactcgttagtaaggtctgatcgcgctctgacagcggcagtgatgtcttgcTCTCATTAAAGTATAAGcgcaagacatcactgccactgtcagagcgcgatcagacctcactaagcgaatgctgaacgcggttggacatagtggtgtactagaggtaaaaaatgatataaatactgttcagtttatcacacaaaccgaatgtttcgtgtcttaggacatcaatgtgtcatcacggtccgcagggtttaatttggacttgtctatgcaagttttatttactcttaaagtagaagttcccatccactcgcattatttgactgacagacggcaacggttggagttaaaaatcatcatttgcgttctactgaagaaacaaagtcacctacatcttggatgcgctgggggtaagcagataaacatcaaattttcatttttgggtgaactatccctttaaaactgcagtgaaaaaaactGTCTCAAAACCGCGGTTTGAAATTGCTGAtgtctgtgatgtcacaaactaccttgtaaccaatcacgtcagtgtgccggcgggctttagcatatcattaacagcgAACTAACtagtctcgagagaagccaggttatcccagtatatttttctgttgatatgataAATCGTGtagatttaaaggggtggttgattatgatttcacttttttaactttagttaatgtgtaatgttgctttttgagcataaacaacatctgaaaaGTTCAAAgtaaagggagatattttcttctaaagaattctctgtttaaggactacaacaagcttcttctcaggctagtgacatcactaaccctaaaatttacataaaccctgcccccgagatcacgcaacaaagtggcgagaccatgttattgcaatacagcATGTAACACAAaagcaatagcatgtcataaaagcaagatgacaacataagttataaccgtatttaaactaaactatacctgttctatcttcatgcagcatatattctctggctctgtcggcatcttacaacagttcccacgcGAGCGATTTATCATaacagaatatgctaattaatTACTTTAAGATAGctaactccacatcagctatattaattaattaactaaCAATTCAGgccattttcagtgagtctgcgTGAGGTAATCAGCTGCTAACacaagctcttgaaactccgccctattcttgggagcagcagctcatttgcatttaaagggacacacacaaaaacgatcaaagatgagttttaagggataaaattattgactacaagggaactttaaatttgtaatcccatACAGAGCTGCAAGGAAATTTAACATTACTAGTTATTTAATCTTAAATCAACTGAATCATGCCTTCCCACAGACAGTCTTTTTCCTCATATCATAGATGTATCATagatgttttttgtgtgtgtgtgtgtgtttgtgttctgtTACTATCTTAGTTCCTCTTAAATAGCACATATCATGAATCTGATGCTTGTCTCATATAGATGCCAAAGAGAGCTAGGACAGCCGTGGATATCAAGGCTTTCAATGAATAACCTAAATGTCCTCacaaaaagttatcaaatgacttcagaagacttggaatttACTGCACTAGTTGTGCGGCTCCCTTttataacactttttttttgttgtcattttgaAACTTCAGGTGCCACAGCCAAAGTGTAGCCAGCTATTATTCAAAAATACAGATTTGAAATGACAGGTTAATAATAACAGAATTGTTACATGAATTACTTTCTGCatattacttttctttttttttgtttctttctctcACCCGTGTGCAGGGACGTGTGAGACGGGTACCAGACCTCAGGGAATTCCTCCTGTAGTGCTCCACCAGATTCTCCAGGCTCTGAAACATTTGACTTTGCTCCAAATAGAAACTTCCATTCTGATTCTGATGGACCTTAATGTGTTTCACTTCCCTGTCACTGTTTACCACTGGCAGAATGGCACAGAGAGAAAGGATGCAGATAGTAGAGGAGCACCGTTTAGATATTTTCAGGCATGAATAGGTTAGAGGAACACAGAGAGAAATGCTTGCACTTTCAGCAAGTTTATATATGACTGGACTGACTACATTTCTTAGATTAATTTACTACTATGTCATTAGTTATGCCCTGTTACTTGTAATGACTAATAGCATAGGCAGAACCTGATGTCAAATGCAGTTTGagttttaaatcaagttcaatACACACAACAATCACTCTGACGTACCTGATAATACACACCCTATGTGATCCTTTTCACTGTGGCGCAGCAGGAAAGCACCTACTCCATTCTCTGGAGCCATAAGCAAATTCTGGGTCTCAAAACGGTTCAGTGTCCCAAAATACCAACTAAAGAAGAACACAGTGTTTCAAATCACATGCATATGAAACAGAGTTTGGACAAGACTGCATTTGTCTTGGATGCATAATACACGcgacaataataatttaactatTTGCAGTCTGTTTGCTATGAAAGATTTTCCGtcatggaaaaaagaaaaaaaaaggcaattgctacttttttttcttgtagttgcgatttttttttaattctgagtttttttccccctcagaattgtacGTTTAGCCTATATCTCACAAGTCAGACTTAACAACTCGCAAATTCCATTTTTTTGCCTCAGTTCTGAGAACAAAAGTCAATTGTGAGCaattttctcgcaattccgaatttataactcgcaaatatgactttttcccccctcaAAATTCCGAGTTTAGATATaaactgcaagatataaagtcggaatttcgagaaataaagtcggaacTGCGACGCATTAACTCAGaatcagaactgtgagataaaaagttgtaattacctttttaatttttatattccTTGGCGGAAACAAACTTTCATAGTTTCCTCTCAACAGTGTGAGAGAAAGAGTAGGAAATAGGAGTTGAGCTCGAACTGAGTGATTACAGAACAAGCTGTTGCTTCCGTTCCTCTCTACGTTAGGCTACTACTCCAGACCGGAGTATCGAGCTACTTGTGTGAGTGGCTTCATTTTCAGTGGCTTTTTCTTTGGAAATAAAAGTTGCTCAATATTCAtttacaaattaataatttatgtaGGCCTTCATATAtacgttatatatatattatatgactAGGCATCATGTGatttttttcactgtaataatgataataattagtattatttaataatttacaatataattattattaggcCTACTTCTTTGATATTGTCATTCTTGACCAATGAAGCTTCCACAGTTCTCTGGTCCTGTCCGCGCTCAGAGTTCTTGACTCACGGTTTTCTGTAGCCTATAGAAAATATTGTAGTCTACTTACGGTTGCTCTTTCACAGTTTGCCTTCTCGCCAGGAAATTTTGAGGAACGACGCCCGTTGCTGTCACCGATCCGTTTCTGTCCAGTTTAACGGCTGTCCACCAGTCACCCTCGCGCTTGCAGATTCGGAACTGCTCTCCCTCCTGGAAGGACAGCTCCTCGTCCGCGCGAGCCTGGAAGGGCCACAGCGCAGTGTATATCTCACCTTCGGGCTCAGACACGGATGAACTTGGCGGAATTTGTGTCTGAAGTTTGGTGGTGTTTGCAGGTTTTTCAACTTCAGTCTTAGACGACGTGAAAAGTCTCTCACAAAACGCCCCCAAACCTGGGCACGAACAGCACCCGTTCTTGTACATTTCATTTGAATATGAATCTATGACTGCAAAAGGTTCCGGAATGATGAGACGTGGAAGCTGAGTCCTCCACCGTCAAGTGTCTAAACTCGAGTGAGAGAGCTGGGAGGAGCACAGACAGTTTGTGTCTCACAACAAAAGCCGCCAACCTGGACAGCATGACAGCGCTCGTACACAAGAATGCTGCGAGTTTTGAGACACGACCAGACAGGTATGAAACTCCTCAGAGAGCTACACAGCAAACGGTTCAAATCTAGTGCTGTGCACTGCATACATGAAACAACAGGCTACTTTCCTACATTAAGCAAAAAGTTCTTTGAACATTGGCTTAAACAACAGACTAAGCCAcgaaaaagacatttatttagGTATATTGATTTTGTTTCAAGAGCCAAAATTACATTGACTGCACTCATACAATACACCTGCTTATTCATGCCACTGACCTTGTTACATCTGTACTGATTCCTCTACGTGTATAAAGGCTCAATTTAGGACAAGAAAATAGTGGCCATGGAAAGAAAGGCAGACTACAGTGATTTCAGTTCACAGATTTTATTCAGacagctctggagaaaagagCAACTCAGGTTGCAGGTGCTTTCTCTGACCACACAGCGATGACACCACACcgaaaattttaaaatgtcttagAATGAGTCTCTCGGAAAAGTGATATGTAAAAGGCAGGAGAATCACCCACCTGtgcttttaaattttttttcttctttttttttcttttatttttttttacattaaacaaaCAGAAATGAATTTTACCTGCCATATTGTCCATCTTTTAGGCGCttcacatatatttatatatatatttatgtttatcaACACTTTTCTAAAGAATTCAAATATTCAGCCACATGTACTGGATTCACttttaaatcacaataaatatatataaaaaaacaaactaaacacATACGTAGCAAATCCAATATAATTGGGTTGATATTGGAGAGAGGGAGGACTCGTCAGCCAAGACGTACAGACCTGGTTAAAAAAGAAACACAGATCCAAAGGGTTCCTGAGGTTTGCGTGTTCCCCGTACATAAGAACAGTGTAAGGGGAATGGCTTTCCGACTCACTGAGAGGCTTCTGACTGAGGTCAAAGAGCACAGGTCAGTTGGTTTATGAGCTGGGTGGATCTACCCCGTCCCAAACATGATGCCCCTATTCTATATTcccaataaaacatttaaaaaatgacatgaCATCAAGAGttttgtcttttgctttttctCTAGAACAAGCATAAATCACTAAGGGAACTACTGTAAGGGGGCAT of the Megalobrama amblycephala isolate DHTTF-2021 linkage group LG12, ASM1881202v1, whole genome shotgun sequence genome contains:
- the ptk6a gene encoding protein-tyrosine kinase 6 isoform X2 gives rise to the protein MAPENGVGAFLLRHSEKDHIGCVLSVVNSDREVKHIKVHQNQNGSFYLEQSQMFQSLENLVEHYRRNSLRSGTRLTRPCTRPVPKPQDLSHQTVDDWELPKEEFTLEEELGKGYFADVYRGKWKGMVNVAIKILKSNESLSHREFLMETQILKKLRHRHLITLFAVCTSSTPFYIITELMEKGNLLNFLRGEEGQELEAPALTEMASQVADGMTYLEEQNSIHRDLAARNVLVGPNCICKVADFGLARIIKEPIYSSVDQKIPYKWCAPEAISHGRFSNKSDVWSFGVLLYEMFTYGGIPYPAFSNQEVYNLISSGYRMPVPNKCPSHIYNIMLMCWRDSADERPDFSELTKFLENLLESNTESSYGTSDPAGGIS
- the ptk6a gene encoding protein-tyrosine kinase 6 isoform X1, translating into MYKNGCCSCPGLGAFCERLFTSSKTEVEKPANTTKLQTQIPPSSSVSEPEGEIYTALWPFQARADEELSFQEGEQFRICKREGDWWTAVKLDRNGSVTATGVVPQNFLARRQTVKEQPWYFGTLNRFETQNLLMAPENGVGAFLLRHSEKDHIGCVLSVVNSDREVKHIKVHQNQNGSFYLEQSQMFQSLENLVEHYRRNSLRSGTRLTRPCTRPVPKPQDLSHQTVDDWELPKEEFTLEEELGKGYFADVYRGKWKGMVNVAIKILKSNESLSHREFLMETQILKKLRHRHLITLFAVCTSSTPFYIITELMEKGNLLNFLRGEEGQELEAPALTEMASQVADGMTYLEEQNSIHRDLAARNVLVGPNCICKVADFGLARIIKEPIYSSVDQKIPYKWCAPEAISHGRFSNKSDVWSFGVLLYEMFTYGGIPYPAFSNQEVYNLISSGYRMPVPNKCPSHIYNIMLMCWRDSADERPDFSELTKFLENLLESNTESSYGTSDPAGGIS